The genomic stretch CCCTGCAGCCGCCATCGTGGGGAGAAGCGGCGTCCAAGGGACCACCACGGAGGCCAAGAACACGGACGGGACCACCTTGGCCACCACAGTGTCCACCAGCACCCACAGGACTACCACACCCACCCCAGGGGCCACCACAGTGTCCACCAGCACCCACGGGACCACCACACCCACCCCAGGGGCCACCACAGTGTCCACCAGCACCCACGGGACCACCACACCCACGCCAGGGGCCACCACAGTGTCCACCAGTGCCCACGGGACTACCACACCCACGCCAGGGGCCACCACAGTGTCCACCAGCACCCACGGGACCACCACACCCACCCCAGGGGCCACCACAGTGtccaccagcacccctgggACCACCACACCCATGCCGGAGACCACCCCAACACCTGATGGGACATCCATGACCACCCCAGAGACCACCCCAAGGACCACCCCAGCACCTGATGGGACCACCACAACCACCCCGGAGACCACCCCAGTGTCCACCAGCACCCACAGGACCACCCTGGCCACCTCAGAGACCACCCCAGTGTCCACCAGCACCTCATGGACCACCACACCCACCCCAGAGACCACCACAGTGTCCACCAGCGCCCACGGGACCACCACACCCACCCCAGAGACCACCACAGTGTCCACCAGCACCCACAGGACCACCAAGACCACCTCAGAGACCACCCCAACACCTGATGGGACCACCACACCCACCCCAGAGACCACCCCAGTGTCCACCAGCACCCACGGGATGTCCACGACCACCCTGAGCACCTCCAAGaccaccccagtgacccccacgACAACATCCACCGCCCTGGAGACCTCCACGACCACCCCGGTGACCCCCACAAAGTCCACCACCACCGAAGTGACCTCCACAACCCCCCAAGTGCCATCGACCACCATGACGACCTCCAGCACCACCCTGGGCACCTCCACGACCACCCCAGTGACTCCCACAGAAACGCCCACCACCATAGACACCTCCATGACCACTCCAGGGACCACCACGACCACTCATGGGACCACCACAGCACCCAGCACCCTGGGGACCTCCACAgaaaccaccaccaccctggggacatccacGACCACCCTGGGCATCTCCACAaccaccctggggaccctcACAACGTCCACCACCACCGAAGTGACCTCCACAACCACCCAAGTGCCATCGACCACCGTGACGACCTCCAGCACCACCCTGGGCACCTCCACGaccaccccagtgacccccacaGCAACGcccaccaccctggggaccTCCATGACAACTCCAGGGACCACCATGACCACCCATGCGACCACCACAACACCGTCCATCACTACTCTGGAGACCTCCATGACCACCCAGGTGACCACCCCAGCACCGACCACCACCCTGGAGACCACCACGATGACCCAAGGGACCTCCATGACCACCCAGGTGGCGTCCACAACacccaccaccaccctgaccaCCTCCATGACCACCCCGGTGACCCCCACAGCAACGTCCACCACCATGGGGACCTCCATGACCACCCAGGTCACTCCCACATcagccaccaccaccctggAGACCACCACGGTCACTCAGGTCACGCCTACATcacccaccaccaccctggAGACCTCCACAgaaaccaccaccaccctgggcaCCTCCACGACCACCCCAGTGACCTCCACAACCACTCAAGGGACCACCACAGCAcccaccaccctggggacatccacGACCACCCTTGGCACCTCCACAACGTCCACCACCACCGAAGTGACCTCCACAACCACCCAAGTGCCATCAACCACCAAGACGACCTCCAGCACCACCCTGGGCACCTCCACGaccaccccagtgacccccacaGCAACGCCCACCACCATGGGCACCTCCATGACCACTCCAGGGACCACCATGACCACCCAGGTGACCACCCCAGCACCGTCCATCACTACTCTGGAGACCACCACAATGGCCCAAGGGACCTCTACGAGCACCCAGGTGGCCTCCACAACacccaccaccaccctgaccaCCTCCATGACCACCCCGGTGACCACCACAGCAACGTCCACCACCATGGGGACCTCCATGACCACCCAGGTCACTCCCACATcagccaccaccaccctggAGACCACCACGATGACCCAAAGGACCTCTACGAGCACCCAGGTGGCCTCCACAGCATcacccaccaccaccctggAGGCCACCACAGTCACCCAGGTCACCCCTACATcacccaccaccaccctggAGACCACCATGATGACCGTGGGGACCTCTACGAGCACCCAGGTGGCCTCCACAACATCACCCACCGCCACCCTGGGCACCTCCACAGAAACCACCACCACCGTGGGCACCTCCACGACCACCCCAGTGACCTCCACAACCACTCAAGGGACCACCACAGCAcccaccaccctggggaccTCCACGACCTCCCCGGTGACCCCCACAACGTCCACCACCACCGAAGTGACCTCCACAACCACCCAAGTGCCATCGACCACCATTACGACCTCCAGCACCACCCTGGGCACCTCCACGACCACCCCAGTGACTCCCACAGCAACGCCCACCCCCATGGGCACCTCCATGACCACCCATGGGACCACCACAGCAcccaccaccctggggaccTCCACAgaaaccaccaccaccctgggcaCCTCCACGACCACCCCAGTGACCTCCATGTCACCATCCACCACCCTGGGCACGTCCACAACCACCCCGGTGACCCCCACAACCACTCCAGGGACCACCACAGCAcccaccaccctggggacattctCAACCACCCTGGGCACCCCCACAACGTCCACCACCACCGAAGTGACCTCCACGACCACCCAAGTGCCATCGACCACCACAACAACTCCCATGACCACCCTGGGGACCTCCACGACCACCCCAGTGACCTCCACAACCACTCAAGGGACCACCACAGCACCCACCACCATCCTGGAGACCACCACGATGGCCCAAGGGACCTCTACGAGCACCCAGGTGGCCTCCACAACATCACCCACCACCACCCTGAGGACCTCCACAGAAACCATCACCGCCCTGGAGACATCCATGACCACCCTGGGTACCCCCACAACGTCCACCACCACCGAAGTGACCTCCACGACCACCCCAGTGCCATCAACCACTGCAACAACTCTCACGACCACCCCAGTGACCTCCACAACCACTCAAGGGACCACCACAGCACCCACCACCATCCTGGAGACCACCACGATGGCCCAAGGGACCTCTACGAGCACCCAGGTGGCCTCCACAACATCACCCACCACCACCCTGAGGACCTCCACAGAAACCATCACCGCCCTGGAGACATCCATGACCACCCTGGGTACCCCCACAACGTCCACCACCACCGAAGTGACCTCCACGACCACCCCAGTGCCATCAACCACTGCAACAACTCTCACGACCACCCCAGTGACCTCCACAACCACTCAAGGGACCACCACAGCAcccaccaccctggggacatccacgaccaccctggggacccccacaACGTCCCCCACCACCGAAGTGACCTCCACAACCACCCAAGTGCCATCGACCACCGTGACGACCTCCAGCACCACCCTGGGCACCTTCACAaccaccccagtgacccccacaGCAACGCCCACCACCATGGGGACCTCCATGACCACTCCAGGGACCACCATGACCACCCATGGGACCACCACAACACCGTCCACAACTACTCTGGAGACCTCCATGACCCCCCAGGTGACCACCCCAGCACCGACCACCACCCTGGAGACCACCACGATGGCCCAAGGGACCTCTACGAGCACCCAGGTGGCCTCCACAGCATCACCCACCACCACCCCGGAGACCTCCAtgaccaccctggggacacccacgATCACCCAGGAGACCCCAACGtcacccaccaccaccacccaaGTGCCATCCACCACCCAGGACACCCCCACAGCAACATCCACCGCCACTCTGGGGACCTCTCCAACCACCCAAGGGACCTCCACGACCACCCTGGAGACCACCCCAGTGTCCACCACCACCCTGGAGACCACCACGATGACCCAAGGGACCTCTACGAGCACCCAGGTGGCCTCCACAacacccaccaccaccaccctgggcaCCTTCACAAGCACCCCGGTGACTCCCACAGCAACGTCCACCACCGTGGGGACTTCCACAACCACTCAAGGGACCACCACAGCAAGTCCCACCACCACTCTGGGGTCTACTGtgaccaccctggggacacccacgACCACCCAGGTCAGCCCCACATCATCCACCACCACCCTGGAGACCACCATGATGACCCTGGGGACCTCTACGAGCACCCCGGTGGCCTCCACAGCATcacccaccaccaccctggAGACCACCACGGTCACCCAGGTCACCCCTACAtcacccaccaccaccaccctgggcaCCTCCACAGAAGCCACCACCACCCTGGAGACCTCCACGACCACCCTAGGTACACCCACGATCACCCAGGAGACCCCAACGtcacccaccaccaccacccaaGTGCCATCCACCACCCAGGTCACCCCCACAGCAATGTCCACCGCCACTCTGGGGACCTCCACGACCACCCAAGGGACCTCCACAACCACCCTGGAGTCCACCTCAGTGTCCACCACCATCCTGGAGACCACCACGATGACCCAAGGGACCTCTACGAGCACCCAGGTGGCCTCCACAGCATcacccaccaccaccctggAGACCACCACGGTCACCCAGGTCACCCCTACATcacccaccaccaccctgggcaCCTCCACGACCACCCCAGTGACCTCCACAACCACTCCAGGGACCACCGCAGCAcccaccaccctggggacatccacAACGTCCACCACCACCGAAGTGACCTCCACAACCACCCAAGTGCCATCGACCACCATGACGACCTCCAGCACCACCCTGGGCACCTTCACGaccaccccagtgacccccacaGCAACGCCCACCACCCTGGGCACCTCCATGGCCACTCCAGGGACCACCACGACCACCCAAGGGACCACCACAGCACCATCCATCACTACTCTGGAGACCTCCATGACCACCCAGGTGACCACCCCAGCACCGACCACCACCCTGGAGACCACCACGATGACCCAAGGGACCTCTACGAGCACCCAGGTGGCCTCCACAGCATCacccaccaccaccctgaccaCCTCCATGACCACCCCGGTGACCCCCACAGCAATGTCCACCACCATGGGGACCTCCATGACCACCCAGGTCACTCCCACATCAGCCACCACAACCCTGGAGACCACCACGATGACCCAAGGGACCTCTACGAGCACCCAGGTGGCCTCCACTACATcacccaccaccaccctggAGACCTCCACAGAAACCATCACCACCCTGGAGACCTCCATGACTACCCTAGGTACACCCACGATCACCCAGGAGACTCCAACGtcacccaccaccaccacccaaGTGCCATCCACCACCCAGGACACCCCCACGGCAACGTCCACCGCCACTCTGGGGACCTCTCCAACCACCCAAGGGACCTCCACAACCACCCTGGAGaccaccccagtgtccagcACCACCCTGGAGACCACCACGATGACCCAAGGGACCTCTACGAGCACCCAGGTGGCCTCCACAacacccaccaccaccaccctgggcaCCTTCACAAGCACCCCGGTGACCCCCACAGCAACGTCCACCACCGTGGGCACCTCCATGACCACCCAGGTCACTCCCACATcacccaccaccaccctgggcaCCTCCACAGAAACCACCACCGCCCTGGACACCTCCACGACCACCCCAGTGACCTCCACAGCAACGcccaccaccctggggaccACCACGACCACCCAAGGGACCACCACAGCACCGTCCACCACTACTCTGGAGACCTCTATGAACACCCAGGTGACCACCCCAGCACGGACCACCACCCTGGAGACCACCACGATGACCCAAGGGACCTCTACGAGCACCCAGGTGGCCTCCACAacacccaccaccaccaccctgggcaCCTTCACAaccaccccagtgacacccacaGCAACTCCCACCACCCTGGGCACCTCCATGACCACTCCAGGGACCACCACGACCACCCATGGGACCACCACAGCACCCACCACCCTGGGCACCTCCACGACCACCCCTGTGACCTCCACAACCACTCAAGGGACCACCACAGCAcccaccaccctggggacatccacGACCACCCTGGGCCCCCCCACAACGTCCACCACCACCGAAGTGACCTCCACGACCACCCAAGTGCCATCAACCACCACAACAACTCCCATGACCACCCTGGGCACCTCCACGACCACCCCAGTGACCTCCACAACCACTCAAGGGACCACCACAGCACCCACCACCATCCTGGAGACCACCACGATGGCCCAAGGGACCTCTACGAGCACCCAGGTGGCCTCCACAACATcacccaccaccaccctggggaccTCCACAGAAACCATCACGGCCCTGGAGACATCCATGACCACCCTGGGTACCCCCACAACGTCCACCACCACCGAAGTGACCTCCACGACCACCCCAGTGCCATCAACCACTGCGACAACTCTCACGACCACCCCAGTGACCTCCACAACCACTCAAGGGACCACCACAGCAcccaccaccctggggacatccatGACCACCCAGGGGACCCCCACAACGTCCCCCACCACCGAAGTGACCTCCACAACCACCCAAGTGCCATCGACCACCGTGACGACCTCCAGCACCACCCTGGGCACCTTCACAaccaccccagtgacccccacaGCAACGcccaccaccctggggaccTCCATGACCACTCCAGGGACCACCATGACCACCCATGGGACCACCACAACACCGTCCACAACTACTCTGGAGACCTCCATGACCACCCAGGTGACCACCCCAGCACCGACCACCACCCTGGAGACCACCACGATGGCCCAAGGGACCTCTACGAGCACCCAGGTGGCCTCCACAGCATcacccaccaccaccctggggaccACCACGGTCACCCAGGTCACCCCCGCATCACCCACCACCACCATGGAGACCTCCAtgaccaccctggggacacccacgATGACCCAGGAGACTCCAACAtcacccaccaccaccacccaaGTGCCATCCACCACCCAGGACACCCCCACGGCAACGTCCACCGCCACTCTGGGGACCTCTCCAACCACCCAAGGGACCTCCACGACCACCCTGGAGACCACCCCAGTGTCCACCACCACCCTGGAGACCACCACGATGACCCAAGGGACCTCTACGAGCACCCAGGTGGCCTCCACAacacccaccaccaccaccctgggcaCCTTCACAAGCACCCCGGTGACCCCCACAGCAACGTCCACCACCGTGGGCACCTCCATGACCACCCAGGTCACTCCCACATcacccaccaccaccctgggcacctccacagaaaccaccaccaccctggACACCTCCACGACCACCCCAGTGACCTCCACAGCAACGcccaccaccctggggaccACCACGACCACCCAAGGGTCCACCACAGCACCGTCCACCACTACTCTGGAGACCTCTATGAACACCCAGGTGACCACCCCAGCACGGACCACCACCCTGGAGACCACCACGATGACCCAAGGGACCTCTACGAGCACCCAGGTGGCCTCCACAacacccaccaccaccaccctgggcaCCTTCACAaccaccccagtgacacccacaGCAACTCCCACCACCCTGGGCACCTCCATGACCACTCCAGGGACCACCACGACCACCCATGGGACCACCACAGCACCCACCACCCTGGGCACCTCCACGACCACCCCTGTGACCTCCACAACCACTCAAGGGACCACCACAGCAcccaccaccctggggacatccacGACCACCCTGGGCACCTCCACAACGTCCACCACCACCGAAGTGACCTCCACGACCACCCAAGTGCCATCAACCACCATGACGACCTCCAGCACCACCCTGGGCACCTTCACAACGGTCACCCCGGTGACCCCCACAGCAACGTCCACCACCCTGGGGACCACCACAACCACTCAAGGGACCACCACAGCAAGTCCCACCACCACTCTGGCGTCTCCTGTGACCACGACACACACGACCACACAGGTCAGCCCCACATcacccaccaccaccctggAGACCACCACGATGACCGTGGGAACCTCTACGAGCACCCAGGTGGCCTCCACAGCATcacccaccaccaccctggAGACCTCCACAgaaaccaccaccaccctgggcacctccaagaccaccccagtgacccccacaGCAACGcccaccaccctggggaccACCCTGACCACCCAAGGGACAACCACAGCACCGTCCATCACTACTCTGGAGACCTCTATGACCACCCAGGTGACCACCCCAGCACCGACCACCACCCTGGAGACCACCACGATGACCCAAGGGACCTCTACGAGCACCCCGGTGGCCTCCACAGCATcacccaccaccaccctggAGACCACCACGGCCACCCAGGTCACCCCTACATcacccaccaccaccctgggcacctccacagaagccaccaccaccctgggcacctccacgaccaccctggggacacccacgATCACCGAGGAGACTCCAACGtcacccaccaccaccacccaaGTGCCATCCACCACCCAGGTCACCCCCACAGCAATGTCCACCGCCACTCTGGGGACCTCTCCAACAACCCAAGGGACCTCCACGACCACCCTGGAGACCACCCCAGTGTCCACCACCATCCTGGAGACCACCACGATGACCCAAGGGACCTCTACGAGCACCCAGGTGGCCTCCACAGCATcacccaccaccaccctggAGACCACCACGGTCACCCAGGTCACCCCTACATcacccaccaccaccctgggcaCCTCCACGACCACCCCAGTGACCTCCACAACCACTCAAGGGACCACCACAGCAcccaccaccctggggacatccacGACCTCCCCGGTGACCTCCACAACATCCACCACCACCGAAGTGACCTCCACAACCACCCAAGTGCCATCGACCACCATGACGACCTCCAGCACCACCCTGGGCACCTCCACGaccaccccagtgacccccacaGCAACGCCCAC from Aphelocoma coerulescens isolate FSJ_1873_10779 unplaced genomic scaffold, UR_Acoe_1.0 HiC_scaffold_314, whole genome shotgun sequence encodes the following:
- the LOC138101504 gene encoding serine-rich adhesin for platelets-like, whose amino-acid sequence is MEGERSEGDEEEEEDDDDDEEEEELGEEEDNEEEEEDNEEEEEEEKGGDNRETEGDEEVEEEEEEEEEEGRKVEMIERGRRGMKRGRRRRRMKEGGEAEEESEEEEGEDEGRSQKMKVSEEEEDEEEEAAIVGRSGVQGTTTEAKNTDGTTLATTVSTSTHRTTTPTPGATTVSTSTHGTTTPTPGATTVSTSTHGTTTPTPGATTVSTSAHGTTTPTPGATTVSTSTHGTTTPTPGATTVSTSTPGTTTPMPETTPTPDGTSMTTPETTPRTTPAPDGTTTTTPETTPVSTSTHRTTLATSETTPVSTSTSWTTTPTPETTTVSTSAHGTTTPTPETTTVSTSTHRTTKTTSETTPTPDGTTTPTPETTPVSTSTHGMSTTTLSTSKTTPVTPTTTSTALETSTTTPVTPTKSTTTEVTSTTPQVPSTTMTTSSTTLGTSTTTPVTPTETPTTIDTSMTTPGTTTTTHGTTTAPSTLGTSTETTTTLGTSTTTLGISTTTLGTLTTSTTTEVTSTTTQVPSTTVTTSSTTLGTSTTTPVTPTATPTTLGTSMTTPGTTMTTHATTTTPSITTLETSMTTQVTTPAPTTTLETTTMTQGTSMTTQVASTTPTTTLTTSMTTPVTPTATSTTMGTSMTTQVTPTSATTTLETTTVTQVTPTSPTTTLETSTETTTTLGTSTTTPVTSTTTQGTTTAPTTLGTSTTTLGTSTTSTTTEVTSTTTQVPSTTKTTSSTTLGTSTTTPVTPTATPTTMGTSMTTPGTTMTTQVTTPAPSITTLETTTMAQGTSTSTQVASTTPTTTLTTSMTTPVTTTATSTTMGTSMTTQVTPTSATTTLETTTMTQRTSTSTQVASTASPTTTLEATTVTQVTPTSPTTTLETTMMTVGTSTSTQVASTTSPTATLGTSTETTTTVGTSTTTPVTSTTTQGTTTAPTTLGTSTTSPVTPTTSTTTEVTSTTTQVPSTTITTSSTTLGTSTTTPVTPTATPTPMGTSMTTHGTTTAPTTLGTSTETTTTLGTSTTTPVTSMSPSTTLGTSTTTPVTPTTTPGTTTAPTTLGTFSTTLGTPTTSTTTEVTSTTTQVPSTTTTTPMTTLGTSTTTPVTSTTTQGTTTAPTTILETTTMAQGTSTSTQVASTTSPTTTLRTSTETITALETSMTTLGTPTTSTTTEVTSTTTPVPSTTATTLTTTPVTSTTTQGTTTAPTTILETTTMAQGTSTSTQVASTTSPTTTLRTSTETITALETSMTTLGTPTTSTTTEVTSTTTPVPSTTATTLTTTPVTSTTTQGTTTAPTTLGTSTTTLGTPTTSPTTEVTSTTTQVPSTTVTTSSTTLGTFTTTPVTPTATPTTMGTSMTTPGTTMTTHGTTTTPSTTTLETSMTPQVTTPAPTTTLETTTMAQGTSTSTQVASTASPTTTPETSMTTLGTPTITQETPTSPTTTTQVPSTTQDTPTATSTATLGTSPTTQGTSTTTLETTPVSTTTLETTTMTQGTSTSTQVASTTPTTTTLGTFTSTPVTPTATSTTVGTSTTTQGTTTASPTTTLGSTVTTLGTPTTTQVSPTSSTTTLETTMMTLGTSTSTPVASTASPTTTLETTTVTQVTPTSPTTTTLGTSTEATTTLETSTTTLGTPTITQETPTSPTTTTQVPSTTQVTPTAMSTATLGTSTTTQGTSTTTLESTSVSTTILETTTMTQGTSTSTQVASTASPTTTLETTTVTQVTPTSPTTTLGTSTTTPVTSTTTPGTTAAPTTLGTSTTSTTTEVTSTTTQVPSTTMTTSSTTLGTFTTTPVTPTATPTTLGTSMATPGTTTTTQGTTTAPSITTLETSMTTQVTTPAPTTTLETTTMTQGTSTSTQVASTASPTTTLTTSMTTPVTPTAMSTTMGTSMTTQVTPTSATTTLETTTMTQGTSTSTQVASTTSPTTTLETSTETITTLETSMTTLGTPTITQETPTSPTTTTQVPSTTQDTPTATSTATLGTSPTTQGTSTTTLETTPVSSTTLETTTMTQGTSTSTQVASTTPTTTTLGTFTSTPVTPTATSTTVGTSMTTQVTPTSPTTTLGTSTETTTALDTSTTTPVTSTATPTTLGTTTTTQGTTTAPSTTTLETSMNTQVTTPARTTTLETTTMTQGTSTSTQVASTTPTTTTLGTFTTTPVTPTATPTTLGTSMTTPGTTTTTHGTTTAPTTLGTSTTTPVTSTTTQGTTTAPTTLGTSTTTLGPPTTSTTTEVTSTTTQVPSTTTTTPMTTLGTSTTTPVTSTTTQGTTTAPTTILETTTMAQGTSTSTQVASTTSPTTTLGTSTETITALETSMTTLGTPTTSTTTEVTSTTTPVPSTTATTLTTTPVTSTTTQGTTTAPTTLGTSMTTQGTPTTSPTTEVTSTTTQVPSTTVTTSSTTLGTFTTTPVTPTATPTTLGTSMTTPGTTMTTHGTTTTPSTTTLETSMTTQVTTPAPTTTLETTTMAQGTSTSTQVASTASPTTTLGTTTVTQVTPASPTTTMETSMTTLGTPTMTQETPTSPTTTTQVPSTTQDTPTATSTATLGTSPTTQGTSTTTLETTPVSTTTLETTTMTQGTSTSTQVASTTPTTTTLGTFTSTPVTPTATSTTVGTSMTTQVTPTSPTTTLGTSTETTTTLDTSTTTPVTSTATPTTLGTTTTTQGSTTAPSTTTLETSMNTQVTTPARTTTLETTTMTQGTSTSTQVASTTPTTTTLGTFTTTPVTPTATPTTLGTSMTTPGTTTTTHGTTTAPTTLGTSTTTPVTSTTTQGTTTAPTTLGTSTTTLGTSTTSTTTEVTSTTTQVPSTTMTTSSTTLGTFTTVTPVTPTATSTTLGTTTTTQGTTTASPTTTLASPVTTTHTTTQVSPTSPTTTLETTTMTVGTSTSTQVASTASPTTTLETSTETTTTLGTSKTTPVTPTATPTTLGTTLTTQGTTTAPSITTLETSMTTQVTTPAPTTTLETTTMTQGTSTSTPVASTASPTTTLETTTATQVTPTSPTTTLGTSTEATTTLGTSTTTLGTPTITEETPTSPTTTTQVPSTTQVTPTAMSTATLGTSPTTQGTSTTTLETTPVSTTILETTTMTQGTSTSTQVASTASPTTTLETTTVTQVTPTSPTTTLGTSTTTPVTSTTTQGTTTAPTTLGTSTTSPVTSTTSTTTEVTSTTTQVPSTTMTTSSTTLGTSTTTPVTPTATPTTLGTSMTTPGTTMTTHGTTTAPTTLGTSTKTTTTLGTSTTTPVTSTTTQGTTTAPTTLGTSTTTLGTSTTSTTTEVTSTTTQVPSTTMTTSSTTLGTSTTSPVTPTATPTTLGTSMTTPGTTMTTHGTTTAPSITTLETSMTTQVTTPAPTTTLETTTMTQGTSTSTQVASTASPTTTLETTTATQVTPTSPTTTLGTSTEAITTLGSSTTTLGTPTITQETPTSPTTTSQVPSTTQGTPTATSTATLGTSPTTQGTATTTLETTPVSTTILETTTMTQGTSTSTQVASTASPTTTLETTTVTQVTPTSPTTTLGTSTTTAVTSTTTQGTTTAPTTLGTSTTTLGTPTTSTTTEVTSTTTQVPSTTMTTSSTTLGTSTTSPVTPTSTPTTLGTSMTTPRTTMTTQVTTTAPSTTTLETSMTTQVTTPAPTTTLETTTMTQGTSTSTQVASTASPTTTLETTTATQVTPTSPTTTLGTPTEATTTLGTSTNTLGTPTITQETPTSPTTTTQMPSTTQVTPTATSTATLGTSPTTQGTSTTTLETTTVTQVTPTSPTTTLETSTETTTTVGTSTTTPVTSTTTQGTTTAPTTLGTSTTTLGTSTTSTTTEVTSTTTQVPSTTTTTPTTTLGTSTTTPVTSTTSQGTTTAPTTLGTSTTTLETPTTSATTEVTSTTTQVPSTTTTTPTTTLGTSTTTPVTSMSPSTTLGTSTTIPVTPTATSSTPGTSTTTQGTTTAPTTTPGTTTTTLGISTTSTTTTEVTSTTTQVPSTTTTTPTTTLGTSTTTPVTSMSPSTTLGTSITTQVTSTTSTTTEVTSMTTQVPSTTTTTPTTTLGTSTTTPVTSTTSQGTPTAPTTLGTSTTTLGTSTTSTTTLTTSMTTQLPLTTTTAPTTTLGTSTTTPVTSMSPSTTLRTTTTTPVTPTAPTTLGTSTTTHVTSMSPSTTLGTSMTTLGTPTMSTTTEVTSPTTQVPSTTTTTSTTTLGTSTTTLGTSMSPSTTLGTSMTTPVTSTTTPGTPTAPTTTPGTSTTTLGSPTMSTTTEVTSTTTQVPSTTTTTPTTTLGTSTTTLETSTTSQGTTTATTTLGTSTTTLGSPTMSTTTEVTSTTTQVPSTTTTTPTTTFGTSTTTFGTSMSPSTTLRTTTTTPATPTAPTTLGTSTTTQGTSTTTPVTSTTTQGTPTAPTTLGTSTATLGTSTTTLGTPTTSTTTEVTSTTTQVPSTTTTTPITTLGTSTTTPVTSMSPSTTLGTSTTTPVTPTATSTTPGTTTTTQGTTTAPTTTPGTTTTTLGTSTTTQVPSTTTTTPTTTLGTSMTTLGTSMSPSTTLRTTTTPLPTAGTPTAPTTPTPGTTTRAPLGLCENGGTPVGTGCVCTPSYAGARCEFSTDTIETNLPFPGTIMAALEMEVTLTNFNYSEDLKDPDSDTFRSFRDHFRQEVRTRGAQCSPVATVSLRGGHHVPRGVAK